In the genome of Oncorhynchus mykiss isolate Arlee chromosome 30, USDA_OmykA_1.1, whole genome shotgun sequence, the window TGATCATGTACAGTCGTagccaaatgttttgagaatgacacaaattttcacaaagtctgctgcctcagtgtctttagatatttgtcagatgttactatagaatactgaagtataaatacaagcatttcataagtgtcaaagactcttattgacaattacatgaagttgatgcaaagagtcaatatttgcagtgttgacccttctttttcaagacctctgcaatccgccctggcatgctgtcaattaacttctgggccacattcctgactgatggcagcccattcttgcataatcaatgcttggagtttgtcagaatgtgtttgtttttttgtttgtccacccgcctcttgaggattgaccacacgttctcaatgggattaaggtctggggagtttccagGCCATGGatccaaaatattgatgttttgttccccgagtcaATTCTGACAaacttatggcaaggtgctccatcatgctgaaaaaggcattgttcgtcaccaaactgttcctggatggttgggagaagttgctctcggaggatgtgttggtaccattctttattcatggctgtgttcaaaggcaaaattgtgagtgagcccaatcccttggctgagaagcaaccccacacatgaatggtctcaggatgcttttcTGTTGgcagcgctcaccttgtcttctccggacaagcttttatccggatgccccaaacaatcggaaaggggattcagagaaaattactttaccccagtcctcagcagtccaatctccgtatcttttgcagaatatcagtctgtccctgatgtttttcctggagagaagtggcttttttgctgcccttcttgacaccaggccatcctccaaaagtcttcgcctcactgtgcatgcagatgcactcacacctgcctgctgccattcctgagcaagctctgtactggtggtgccccgatcctgcagctgaatcaactttaggagatggtcctggcgcttgctggactttcttgggcgccctgaagccttcttcacaacaaccgctctccttgaagttcttgatgatccaataaatggttgatttaggtgcaaccttactggcagcaatatccttgcctgtgaagccctttttgtgcaaagcaatgatgacggcacgtttcCTTGCAGgaaaccatggttgacagaggaacaatgattccaagcacaaccctccttttgaagcttccagtctgtcatgctgattgagttcaaaaaaacagagtgatctccagccttgtcctcgtcaacactcacacctgtgttaattagagagtcactgacatgatgtcagctggtctttttgaggcagggctgaaatgcagtggaaatgttttttgggattcaggtaatttgcatggcaaagagggactttgcaattcatctgatcactcttcataacattctggagtatatgcaaattgccatcatacaaactgagtcAGACTTtggtgaaaatgtatatttgtgtcattctcaaatttggccacgactgtacacaccaGTAATGTTTGAAGACAGAAATGACATAACTGCTGCCGTTCTTGTCATCTTTCCCCATTTCACAAAAAAAGTTATTTGAGAAGATAAAAGCTAATTGCGTTTACTTTAATGCATGTATTCGGACAAGAAAACCATAACATCCATAAAAAAATAAGTAGGGAGTGGACCAACATTTTTTCATCTAAATCTGCAAGCTTTTAATCTAGACCCTTGAAATTATATCTGTAATGGTTTATTGCTCCTAAtcttaaaacacttcagtgaaaACATCACCACAAACATGCCCGGGTAGCTACACGTTAGAGAGTATACAACCAACTCGTCAGTGGTGCACTCTGCATCCCAGTTCAGATGGCAAGAGCATGCCTAGTGCTAATGGaagatttaaaaataataataataataataagtttaactaggcaagtcagttaagaacaaattcttatttacaatgatggcctacatcAGCCAAACccgaacaacgctgggccaattgagcgcccccctatgggactcccaatcacagccggttgtgatacagcctggttttgaaccagggtgtctgtagtgacgcctcaagcgctgagatgcagtgctttagaccgctgtgccaaaTCGGGAGCCCCAAGAACCACTGAAAAACcttaaccacccacaaaacacactTGTGCACTACATTAGAGCCCGAGAAACAAAACACACTGTATGGGACATTTATAAAAGACATTCAGCGAAAGCACGATTTCACAGGTTGGTGTGCAGGACTGAAAAAAAAAAGGACAGTCGGCAGGAGTGGGGAGGGTTGGACATGAGTGGTAAGTATTAACATGCAGCTGGTCCAAGAAGACCACACTCTGTAGTGCGCTCTGTCAGATTGCCCCGTTCACTGAGCCTCATGTCTAAGCAATGCCTTATCACCTGGGAACAGAGGAACCAGCCTATttacagagacaacaacaaacTCAGATCACCAAAATGAGTATGCAGTCCACCTGGTTTCCCTTGTCATCAATATTAGAGAATGTGGTACCACCTGGTGGATGTAAGTGAAAACTGCAACAAATTGTGGTCCTGAGAATTTGTTTACGTTCTCCAGCTTTCTAAATAATGTTTTTGTGAAGGTGGAGTGCAATACCTTGTTACTTGGTTCCAACTTCAGGGCCCTCTTCAAAATCTTTATAGCTTCAGCATATTCCCCTTGCAAGGCCAATACCTAGAGACACAGATGTAGTCCATGGTGATACTTTCAGAGACGGACAGTCATATTCACAATTACACAACTGGTCAGTTGTGTGAGACCTACCTTGCCTTTGCGGAATAGGGCTTTTATGTTGTCTGGCTGGTGGGCCAGTACTGAAACGCAGGACCGTAGTGCCGCTTCATAGTGATCCAACTTGAGCTGGGCAGCTGCCATGTTGTTTAGACACTTCACCTTCACGTCCAtcagctcctcctcttcctccgggCTAATGTCCActgaaacagacacacagcaacaGTAAGTTACAGGGAGCCCAGCCCCATCCAAAAACAGTTATTTTGCAAAAAACACATCTCTGTCACCTTTAGAGCTGGACTCCGTGACCTGCAGGGCGATGCCATAAGAGTTAACAGCGAAGGCATAGTCCGCTCTCTGGTAGTAGacatttcccctctccctcttctgccCAGCCAGGGCGATCCTCTCCTGGGGGGACAGGAGCTCAAGGTCGGGGGCCTCAGTGGCATCAAGCAGCTGGACCTCCAGGGCCAACGCCGCATTGGGAGGCACATCAGGGGCAAGACTGCCAGCGGTGAAGGCCAGGGCACGGAATCAGAGAGCAAAGTCAGGACGTGTACTATAAGCACTGAGCTCTAGagatttttacatttattttaccaggtaagttgactgagaacagattataatttacagcaacgacctggggaatagttacaggggcgaggaggggggggggatgaatgagccaattggaagctgcgGATGATTATGGGAACAGTGATGGTATGAggaccagattgggaatttagccaggacaccagggttaacacccctactcttacgataagtgccatggaatCTTTAGTGTCCACAGAGattcaggacacccgtttaacatcccacccgaaagacggcaccctacacagggcaatttccccaatcactgccctggggcattgggatattttttagaccagaggaaagggtgcctcctactggccctctaacaccacttccagcagcatctggtctcccatccaggaccaacccgctgagcttcagaagcaagccagcagtgggatgcagggtggtatgcaccATTTCACTCACTGCTCTTTCTGAGAAAGAAAGAGGGCTGAGGTGTTTAGCTTTGCTCCCATTAAAAGGTGCAGCTACAAAGAACCATATCAGGCACAAGTTCATGATATCTACTACGACTTCATGAAGCATAGGGAGAATTTCAGAGTTATCTTTATAGGAAATTACAATCTCAGAATAGATTACTTGTTTGGGTAACAAGACATGCCAGTGAAACCACAAAGAACCAGCAAGATTAAGAAATCCTCCATACCTCCCCAAGGCACCATATGCATATTTAGCATTGGCTTGGACAAGGGCCTTCTCCCTCATTTCCATGAGCTGCACTGTGAGATCCAGAGCCTACAAGAGCACAATAGACTTAAAGCACTTCTCACCATCTTGGTTTGGATGCATTGCTAGTGAATATAAACTCGACACTGAACTTGAAATACAATTCCATCCATTTACACTTCTGAGATCGACTAACATCATCACTACCTTGTATGCAATCAGATCGGATTTGCCTTCACATAAAATACTGAGTATTTTAAGTGAATACTGAATGTACCTGGATGACATCACCATCTCCCAGAGTGAAAGAGAGCTCAGGTTGCTCTTCTATAAGAGTCCCATCAGCCAGTGAAGTCTTCAGGTGAATCATGACATTCTGGCCTTTTGTGGGCCTGCTGTCTGGCCCATTCCCTACCTGTAGGACTTTCTTCTTTAGCTGGCCATTACCTGCAAATAGATATGTGAGAATATGACGGTCACCCAGTGATGTTCCTTTCTCTTTGACCTAAAAATAGAAAAGGTAATTTTGTTACCTAGCATATCCATCCATTCATCTAGTGGAGCTGAAGTGCCAGTGTTTTGATCCTCTGCAGGCTCCTCTGTTTTAGTCTTCTTCCCACCCCCAGCATCTTCCAAAGGAGGAGGGTTGTCATCAATGTCATCATCCAGCATCTCAAAGTCTTCCCCACTGTCCAGCAGCGAGGCTTTCCCTGACTTCTTCCCTAAGAGAACC includes:
- the LOC110521447 gene encoding peptidyl-prolyl cis-trans isomerase FKBP8 yields the protein MTDKEVKGAGDNPEMVLLGKKSGKASLLDSGEDFEMLDDDIDDNPPPLEDAGGGKKTKTEEPAEDQNTGTSAPLDEWMDMLGNGQLKKKVLQVGNGPDSRPTKGQNVMIHLKTSLADGTLIEEQPELSFTLGDGDVIQALDLTVQLMEMREKALVQANAKYAYGALGSLAPDVPPNAALALEVQLLDATEAPDLELLSPQERIALAGQKRERGNVYYQRADYAFAVNSYGIALQVTESSSKVDISPEEEEELMDVKVKCLNNMAAAQLKLDHYEAALRSCVSVLAHQPDNIKALFRKGKVLALQGEYAEAIKILKRALKLEPSNKTIHAELSKLVKKHSEQKGAEQAMYKKMLGNPASGSSGMQKHQARSSWVVSWKWLFGATAVAIGGVALSVVIAARN